A window of the Actinomycetota bacterium genome harbors these coding sequences:
- the era gene encoding GTPase Era: protein MPNPKTPDAFKSGFVVLVGRPNTGKSTLLNALVGKKVSIVSDRPQTTRTRLRAIIDRPDAQVVIVDTPGIHKPMDALGGELNKTALRAVSDADVVCFVVDGSQPVGRGDEWIARHIAASTEPHRILLVTKADLVDQATVERQIASARKFLSFDEVLVVSAVEGFNLEAFLEVVIRALPEGPRYFPPDMESDQSIETTIAEFIREKIIRATFDEVPHAIGVVVEEYLPATERSVAKIAAIIYVERDSQKGILIGKGGETIKKMGIDARLDLERLLAEKVYLDLRVKVKPNWRRDPIQIRRLGYGDGGD from the coding sequence GTGCCCAATCCTAAAACCCCTGACGCCTTCAAGAGCGGTTTCGTCGTTTTGGTCGGGCGCCCCAACACTGGGAAGTCGACACTGCTGAACGCACTTGTCGGCAAGAAGGTCTCAATCGTATCGGATCGCCCGCAGACGACCCGCACTCGCCTGCGGGCAATAATAGACAGGCCCGATGCCCAGGTGGTCATAGTCGACACCCCTGGCATCCACAAACCCATGGACGCACTGGGCGGTGAGCTCAACAAGACGGCCCTGCGCGCAGTCTCCGACGCCGATGTCGTGTGCTTCGTCGTCGATGGCTCCCAGCCTGTAGGCAGGGGAGACGAGTGGATAGCACGGCATATCGCCGCATCCACTGAACCTCACCGCATCCTGCTGGTCACCAAGGCAGACCTCGTCGATCAGGCCACAGTTGAGAGGCAGATCGCCTCGGCACGTAAATTCCTCTCTTTCGATGAGGTTCTGGTTGTCTCGGCAGTGGAGGGCTTCAATCTGGAGGCTTTCCTCGAGGTCGTCATCAGGGCGCTTCCCGAAGGCCCCAGGTACTTCCCGCCGGATATGGAGTCGGATCAGTCCATCGAGACCACGATCGCCGAGTTCATCCGAGAGAAGATCATCCGCGCGACCTTCGACGAGGTCCCGCATGCGATCGGTGTCGTTGTCGAGGAATACTTGCCTGCGACAGAGCGATCCGTGGCCAAGATCGCGGCCATCATCTACGTCGAACGCGACTCGCAGAAGGGGATCTTGATCGGCAAAGGCGGCGAGACCATCAAGAAGATGGGCATCGATGCCCGGCTCGATCTCGAACGTCTGCTCGCCGAGAAGGTCTACCTGGACCTGAGAGTCAAAGTGAAACCGAACTGGCGACGGGATCCCATCCAGATCCGTCGGCTTGGGTACGGCGACGGAGGCGACTGA
- the deoC gene encoding deoxyribose-phosphate aldolase: MIAPLTLAAMIDQTWLKPAAPVTDALRWIEESASVGFAALCVPPFLTERTEQRLAGSPTRTCTVCGFPFGFEDTADKAAQARHLVGLGAQEVDVVMNIAAMIDGDHDYVRKDLAAVATAVVEASDSTATLKVILETGYLGSEQIARASEIAVLAGAHFVKTSTGFGPRGASVADIETIRVAIGPEIGIKASGGIRDLDAALELIEAGATRIGTSAGIEIISSAQARWS; the protein is encoded by the coding sequence ATGATTGCCCCGCTTACGCTGGCCGCGATGATCGATCAAACGTGGCTGAAGCCCGCTGCGCCGGTGACAGATGCGCTCCGGTGGATTGAAGAGAGCGCAAGTGTTGGGTTTGCAGCCCTGTGCGTGCCGCCGTTCCTGACGGAGCGGACCGAACAGCGACTTGCCGGGTCGCCGACTCGCACCTGCACGGTGTGCGGCTTTCCCTTCGGCTTCGAAGACACTGCCGACAAGGCAGCACAAGCCCGGCATCTCGTGGGGCTCGGAGCCCAAGAGGTCGATGTGGTGATGAATATCGCCGCGATGATCGACGGCGACCACGATTACGTCCGCAAGGACCTGGCGGCCGTGGCGACCGCCGTCGTCGAGGCCTCGGACTCGACCGCGACCCTGAAGGTCATCCTCGAGACCGGCTATCTGGGCTCCGAGCAGATAGCCCGCGCAAGCGAGATCGCGGTCCTCGCCGGAGCGCACTTCGTCAAGACGTCGACCGGATTCGGTCCCCGGGGGGCCAGCGTCGCCGACATCGAGACGATCAGGGTGGCCATCGGCCCCGAGATCGGCATCAAAGCCTCCGGAGGCATCCGCGACCTCGATGCGGCCCTTGAGCTGATCGAGGCAGGCGCGACTCGGATCGGCACATCGGCCGGTATCGAGATCATCAGCTCTGCTCAGGCCCGCTGGAGCTAG
- the recO gene encoding DNA repair protein RecO: protein MPRYPLRALVLRKTKLGETDAIVALLSSEGKNVRAVGKGMRKPGSKVGGRLEPFCLVDMLLYSGRSLDTIVEAETVEVHRGIRSDYDRSTAAAVVVDVLDKLSVEGLGEPRLYGLGLASLAAIEHAPAERLEALLVGFLVKAMAMHGHRPVLGSCAGCACDTLHAADQRFSLAEGGMLCRACKPRFHDTAAISLEARLLLDRLFGMTMQQIASDTAELDPRHVAESFKLMQAFVKYHVPARIKALDYYSRPTDAF, encoded by the coding sequence ATGCCGAGGTACCCGCTCAGAGCGCTAGTTCTGCGCAAGACCAAACTCGGGGAGACCGACGCCATCGTGGCCCTGCTTTCCTCGGAAGGCAAGAACGTCCGCGCGGTGGGCAAGGGGATGCGCAAGCCCGGATCGAAGGTCGGCGGGCGCTTGGAGCCGTTTTGCCTGGTCGACATGTTGCTCTACTCGGGGCGGTCGCTCGACACGATCGTCGAAGCCGAGACGGTCGAGGTTCATCGCGGGATACGCAGCGATTACGACCGGAGCACGGCTGCGGCGGTCGTGGTTGATGTGCTCGACAAGCTGTCGGTTGAGGGCCTCGGCGAACCGAGGCTCTACGGATTGGGGCTCGCAAGCCTCGCCGCCATCGAGCACGCACCTGCCGAGAGACTCGAGGCACTACTCGTTGGCTTCCTTGTCAAGGCGATGGCGATGCATGGGCATCGACCCGTGCTCGGTTCATGCGCCGGATGCGCGTGCGATACCCTCCACGCCGCAGATCAGCGGTTCTCGCTCGCCGAGGGGGGGATGCTCTGCCGGGCGTGCAAGCCCCGGTTCCACGACACCGCCGCCATCTCGCTCGAGGCGCGATTGCTTCTCGACCGCCTTTTCGGCATGACGATGCAGCAGATCGCAAGTGACACGGCCGAGCTCGATCCTCGGCATGTCGCCGAATCGTTCAAGCTCATGCAGGCATTCGTGAAGTATCATGTCCCTGCGCGCATCAAGGCGCTGGACTACTATTCAAGACCCACGGACGCATTCTAG
- a CDS encoding glycine--tRNA ligase subunit alpha: MTFQEIILALSDYWAKRGCVVVQPYDSEVGAGTFHPATTLRTLDPKDWRVAYVQPSRRPADGRYGENPNRLQHYYQYQVILMPSPDDVLDQYFDSLRAIGIEPAMHDVRLVEDDWESPTLGAWGLGWEVWLNGMEVTQFTYFQQVGGFDCRPVPAEITYGLERLAMYIQGVDSVYDITWCISPDGTPVTYGDVFLENERQYSKHNFELADTDMLYRLFDMYEAECKRLVEAKVPLPAYDYVLKCSHAFNLLDARGAIAVTERVAFIARVRNLAKACCALYVEQVRGAEEPPEPKQLDGEEGGRP; encoded by the coding sequence ATGACCTTTCAAGAGATCATTCTCGCGCTGTCGGATTATTGGGCTAAGCGCGGCTGCGTTGTAGTGCAGCCGTACGACAGTGAAGTCGGTGCCGGAACCTTCCATCCAGCAACCACGCTCAGAACGCTCGACCCCAAGGATTGGCGTGTCGCCTACGTCCAGCCCTCTAGGCGTCCGGCCGACGGCAGATACGGCGAGAACCCCAACCGTTTGCAGCACTACTATCAGTATCAGGTCATCCTGATGCCTTCCCCCGACGACGTACTGGATCAGTACTTCGATTCCCTGCGCGCGATCGGGATCGAACCGGCCATGCACGACGTCAGGCTCGTCGAGGATGATTGGGAGAGTCCTACGCTTGGTGCTTGGGGTCTGGGGTGGGAGGTCTGGCTCAACGGCATGGAGGTCACACAGTTCACCTATTTCCAGCAGGTAGGTGGGTTCGACTGCCGCCCAGTGCCGGCGGAAATCACCTACGGACTGGAACGCCTGGCGATGTACATCCAGGGCGTGGACAGCGTCTACGACATCACGTGGTGCATCAGCCCCGACGGGACTCCCGTCACTTACGGGGATGTTTTCCTCGAGAACGAGCGACAGTACTCCAAGCACAACTTCGAGCTCGCCGACACCGACATGCTCTATCGCCTCTTCGACATGTATGAGGCGGAGTGCAAAAGACTCGTGGAGGCGAAGGTCCCGCTTCCCGCATACGACTACGTACTCAAGTGCTCGCACGCGTTCAACTTGCTCGATGCAAGGGGAGCGATCGCAGTCACTGAGCGCGTGGCTTTCATCGCGCGCGTTCGCAACCTCGCCAAAGCCTGCTGTGCCCTCTATGTAGAGCAGGTTCGCGGAGCCGAAGAGCCGCCCGAACCTAAGCAACTCGATGGGGAGGAGGGCGGTCGGCCATGA
- the glyS gene encoding glycine--tRNA ligase subunit beta has product MNHTLLLEIGVEEVPAKPLADAVLQLKQTAEESLSAHRLAYGSVETFGAPRRLTLIVRDLAASQEDHVLEVRGPAAKAAWDESGAPTKAAIGFAASKKIDVSTLVRRSEAGGEYAWASIEEIGRPATEVLPELLTSLIGGLSWPKAQRWGRGETRFIRPVRWIVALLGDQVIPLEFGGVSSGRTTQGHRFLAPQREIDIPSADDYPRVAETGMFVFDAEERARLIADGIAPFETAEGLRTVIPEKTLAEVINLVEWPTVAVGTFDTEFLVVPREVIQTAMTKHQRYFPVEDSAGNLVNRFVIVHNGDAARQQEIVAGHERVIRARLADAAFFYREDMAASLDTWADKLRATVFHEHLGTSGAKVARIEALVDKLAALHQSTAEETSTALVAAKYSKVDLVSQVVIEFPELQGHMGYHYVAARGLGEPVALAVREHYRPRFAGDVVPSTLPGMLVSAADKLDTIVGIFAIDQAPTGSADPYALRRSAIGVLSMLLEGGLRFNLAAAIAVAIDCYSEMFPDISEGPTSQSVLDFFEVRLGNILRDRGHAHDTVAAVLARTAAEPLDAAARCEALTQARALHPQVFGDLSTAYTRALNLSAPQLGLSPDVSLMGPAEIRLAEALTDAETAVDRTFASRDYPALLDTLASLRQPIDEFFDAVMVMDEDETLRNNRLRLLNRFVALFARFADFSKLSG; this is encoded by the coding sequence ATGAACCACACCCTACTCCTTGAGATCGGCGTTGAGGAAGTCCCCGCCAAACCGCTCGCAGACGCCGTCCTCCAACTCAAGCAGACCGCCGAAGAGTCCCTCTCGGCGCATAGACTCGCGTACGGCTCCGTAGAGACCTTCGGGGCCCCCCGCAGGCTCACGCTCATCGTCCGCGACCTGGCCGCAAGCCAAGAAGACCACGTGCTCGAAGTCCGAGGACCGGCCGCCAAAGCCGCCTGGGACGAATCGGGCGCGCCCACGAAGGCCGCGATTGGATTCGCAGCCTCAAAGAAGATCGACGTGTCCACCCTCGTTCGCCGAAGCGAGGCCGGAGGCGAGTACGCTTGGGCATCGATCGAAGAGATCGGCCGACCCGCCACCGAGGTCCTGCCAGAGCTGCTGACATCGCTCATCGGCGGCCTGAGCTGGCCCAAGGCCCAGCGCTGGGGCCGAGGTGAGACCCGCTTCATCCGCCCGGTGCGGTGGATCGTCGCCCTTCTCGGCGATCAGGTGATTCCTTTGGAGTTCGGCGGCGTGTCCTCTGGGCGCACTACACAGGGACATCGCTTCCTCGCACCGCAGCGCGAGATCGACATCCCCTCTGCCGATGACTACCCCCGCGTGGCAGAGACGGGCATGTTCGTTTTCGACGCCGAGGAACGCGCCCGGCTCATCGCCGATGGGATCGCGCCTTTCGAGACCGCCGAAGGGCTGCGAACCGTCATCCCCGAGAAGACACTCGCCGAAGTCATCAACCTGGTCGAGTGGCCGACCGTCGCGGTAGGAACCTTCGACACCGAGTTCCTGGTAGTGCCCCGCGAAGTCATCCAGACAGCGATGACCAAGCACCAGCGCTACTTCCCGGTCGAAGACTCGGCCGGCAACCTCGTCAACAGGTTCGTCATCGTCCACAACGGGGATGCGGCCAGGCAGCAGGAGATCGTCGCTGGCCACGAGCGTGTCATCCGTGCCCGCCTTGCCGATGCCGCCTTCTTCTACCGCGAAGACATGGCCGCCTCACTCGACACGTGGGCCGACAAACTGCGAGCCACGGTCTTCCACGAACACCTCGGCACGTCCGGTGCGAAAGTCGCCCGCATCGAAGCCCTGGTCGACAAACTCGCCGCACTGCACCAATCCACTGCCGAGGAGACCTCGACAGCCCTTGTGGCTGCCAAGTACTCCAAGGTCGACCTTGTGAGTCAGGTCGTGATCGAGTTCCCTGAGCTGCAGGGACACATGGGTTACCACTACGTTGCCGCCCGCGGGTTGGGCGAACCCGTCGCGCTTGCGGTCCGGGAGCACTACCGCCCGAGATTCGCTGGCGACGTTGTGCCATCGACCCTGCCAGGGATGCTCGTTTCGGCTGCCGACAAGCTTGACACGATCGTCGGCATCTTCGCCATCGACCAGGCGCCAACCGGATCCGCCGATCCTTATGCGCTCAGGCGCTCGGCGATCGGTGTGCTCTCCATGCTGCTCGAAGGCGGCTTGCGGTTCAACCTGGCCGCTGCGATCGCGGTAGCTATCGACTGCTATAGCGAGATGTTCCCGGATATCTCGGAAGGTCCGACCTCCCAAAGCGTCCTGGACTTCTTCGAAGTCCGCCTGGGCAACATCTTGCGTGACCGCGGACACGCACATGACACTGTTGCAGCCGTCTTGGCCCGCACTGCCGCTGAACCCCTTGATGCCGCTGCGCGCTGTGAGGCGCTCACCCAGGCTCGCGCTCTCCATCCGCAGGTCTTCGGCGACCTCTCGACCGCGTACACACGCGCACTCAACCTCTCTGCGCCCCAGTTGGGCCTTTCGCCCGACGTCAGCCTGATGGGCCCTGCAGAAATACGCCTCGCAGAGGCTCTGACCGACGCCGAGACCGCTGTCGATCGCACCTTCGCCTCCAGGGATTATCCAGCTCTCCTCGATACACTTGCCTCTCTGAGACAGCCCATCGATGAGTTCTTCGATGCTGTCATGGTCATGGACGAGGATGAAACTCTCAGGAACAATCGCCTAAGACTGCTAAACCGATTCGTCGCCCTGTTCGCGCGCTTCGCCGACTTCTCCAAATTGAGCGGATGA
- a CDS encoding kinase/pyrophosphorylase has protein sequence MSHEPISVHVLSDSLGETGEMVARAAMAQFESGRFRIERLPKVETPEELTALVRTHCGRHCIFLYTLVESSLRTQMELLCAQGVNGVDLLGPSMDLLTRVTGITATGEAGAVHRTDAQYFARIEAMEFAVRHDDGRNPEGLPEADIVLLGVSRTSKTPLAMYLAFKGWRVANVPLAPGIDPPHQVFQLDPRRVFGLVTDPDILVDIRTERMSDLGTWVPRYTDREEIIQELEEGRALMRQLGCIIIRTDNRAIEEAAQEIVRYVQGGLTVSD, from the coding sequence ATGTCGCATGAACCCATCTCAGTCCACGTCCTCTCAGACTCGCTAGGCGAGACAGGGGAGATGGTAGCCCGTGCAGCGATGGCGCAATTCGAGTCCGGAAGATTTCGGATCGAGCGCCTGCCCAAAGTCGAGACCCCCGAAGAGCTCACCGCTTTAGTTAGGACTCACTGCGGCAGACATTGCATCTTCCTGTACACGCTGGTCGAGTCGTCGCTTCGAACCCAGATGGAGCTTCTGTGTGCTCAAGGTGTCAACGGGGTGGATCTTCTCGGTCCGTCGATGGACCTGCTTACGCGAGTGACGGGTATCACGGCCACTGGCGAAGCCGGCGCTGTTCACCGGACAGACGCTCAGTACTTCGCGCGCATAGAAGCGATGGAGTTTGCGGTGCGTCATGATGATGGCCGAAACCCCGAAGGCTTGCCCGAGGCCGACATCGTGCTGCTGGGAGTCTCGCGCACTAGCAAGACGCCGCTAGCCATGTACCTGGCCTTCAAAGGCTGGCGAGTGGCAAACGTGCCTCTGGCTCCCGGTATCGACCCGCCACATCAGGTCTTTCAGCTCGACCCGAGACGCGTCTTCGGCTTAGTCACGGACCCGGACATCCTCGTTGATATCAGGACTGAGCGGATGTCTGACCTCGGCACTTGGGTGCCCCGGTACACCGACCGCGAGGAGATCATCCAAGAGCTCGAAGAGGGTAGGGCGCTTATGCGCCAACTGGGGTGCATCATCATCAGGACCGACAATCGGGCTATTGAAGAAGCGGCGCAAGAGATAGTGCGGTATGTCCAGGGCGGCCTGACCGTCTCGGATTAG
- the ppdK gene encoding pyruvate, phosphate dikinase, which translates to MKAILGGKGANLAEMSNMGLPVPPGFTITCQACMEYYASDPPAFPAGLSDEIAAFLADLERKMGKRLGDAKDPLLVSVRSGSPFSMPGMMDTVLNLGLTDISVQGLLEQTGDHRFVMDSYRRFIQMFSKVVLDVEGDLFENVMSLMKMDRRVKTDAELTAGDMAELVASFKEVVSEHVSAAEFPALAINGKVVFPQDVDVQLHLAIEAVFKSWNNRRAIDYRRMERISDDLGTAVNVQAMVFGNKGQTSATGVAFTRNPADGTNEYYGDFLINAQGEDVVAGIRVTDPLANLPLELPEAGKQLWDVFDTLEKHYRDMCDIEFTIEQGKLWMLQTRVGKRTARAALKIAVDMVEEGLISKEEAILRIDPAQLDQLLHPQFDQGVEYDALVKGLNASPGAAVGEVVFSADDAVEAANEGKKVILVRWETTPDDLHGMIAAQGILTSHGGKTSHAAVVARGMGKPCVCGAEGLRIDAERGIAEVFESDVVLKKGDIISLDGTTGIVVLGAVPLVEPEVSGDFHTVLSWADEFRVTGVRANADMPEDAALGREFGAAGIGLCRTEHMFLGERKSILQRFILADSRAVREEALSDLLAAQVEDFLGIFDAMDGLPVTVRLLDPPLHEFLDSPRELEVEIVRAENKGAPQSEIAEMRRLLAQIDSMSEMNPMLGLRGCRLGIMFPELYAMQVRAITAAACQLKAAGKDPRPEIMIPLVSLEAELSILRQETVAVIDKVSAEFGVAVDIPIGTMIELPRAAVMSQEIGKHADFFSFGTNDLTQTAFGFSRDDIESKFLPKYLDRKVLPTNPFETVDEGVARLVEMGCEGGRAVNPQIKIGVCGEHGGDPKSVHVFYGLGLDYVSCSPYRIPLARLAAAQARLSDKARSSDN; encoded by the coding sequence ATGAAGGCCATCCTCGGTGGAAAGGGTGCGAACCTTGCCGAGATGTCCAATATGGGACTGCCTGTTCCACCGGGTTTCACGATCACGTGCCAAGCGTGCATGGAGTATTACGCCTCTGACCCGCCAGCATTCCCTGCGGGCCTGTCTGACGAGATCGCCGCATTCCTTGCTGACCTCGAACGCAAGATGGGCAAGCGCCTTGGTGATGCGAAGGATCCGCTGCTGGTCTCGGTTCGTAGCGGCTCGCCGTTCTCGATGCCCGGAATGATGGATACCGTGCTCAACCTCGGACTCACCGACATCTCGGTACAAGGCCTCCTGGAGCAGACCGGCGACCACAGGTTCGTCATGGACAGCTATCGCAGGTTCATCCAGATGTTCTCCAAGGTGGTCCTCGATGTTGAAGGCGACCTGTTCGAGAACGTGATGAGCCTCATGAAGATGGACCGCAGAGTGAAGACGGATGCCGAACTTACCGCCGGTGACATGGCTGAGCTTGTCGCAAGCTTCAAAGAGGTCGTCAGCGAACACGTCAGCGCCGCTGAGTTCCCTGCGCTTGCCATCAACGGGAAGGTCGTATTCCCGCAGGATGTGGACGTCCAGCTGCACCTTGCTATCGAGGCTGTCTTCAAGAGCTGGAACAACCGTCGGGCCATCGATTATCGACGCATGGAGCGCATCAGTGATGACCTTGGAACCGCAGTCAACGTGCAAGCGATGGTCTTCGGCAACAAGGGGCAGACCAGTGCCACGGGAGTGGCTTTCACGCGTAACCCGGCCGATGGCACCAACGAGTACTACGGTGACTTCCTCATCAACGCGCAAGGCGAGGATGTTGTTGCGGGTATCCGGGTGACCGACCCTCTGGCCAACCTTCCACTGGAGTTGCCTGAGGCCGGCAAGCAGCTGTGGGATGTCTTCGACACCCTTGAGAAGCACTATCGCGACATGTGTGACATTGAATTCACCATCGAGCAGGGCAAGCTGTGGATGCTCCAGACCCGCGTCGGCAAGCGTACGGCACGCGCGGCCCTCAAGATCGCCGTCGACATGGTCGAGGAGGGATTGATCTCCAAAGAAGAGGCGATCTTGCGTATCGATCCGGCGCAACTCGACCAACTCCTTCACCCTCAGTTCGACCAGGGTGTCGAGTACGACGCACTTGTGAAGGGCCTCAACGCCTCGCCCGGAGCGGCAGTCGGCGAGGTTGTCTTCTCGGCAGATGACGCTGTAGAAGCCGCCAACGAGGGCAAGAAGGTCATCCTCGTCCGGTGGGAGACCACCCCTGATGACCTGCACGGCATGATCGCTGCGCAGGGAATCCTGACTTCACATGGCGGAAAGACCTCGCACGCAGCTGTGGTCGCCCGCGGCATGGGCAAACCTTGCGTTTGCGGTGCCGAGGGTCTGCGGATAGATGCCGAGCGTGGGATCGCCGAGGTCTTCGAGTCCGATGTCGTGCTCAAGAAGGGGGATATCATCTCGCTCGATGGCACCACTGGCATCGTCGTGCTCGGAGCTGTGCCTTTGGTTGAGCCTGAGGTCAGCGGTGATTTTCACACGGTCCTCTCATGGGCCGATGAGTTCCGAGTCACAGGCGTCCGCGCAAATGCAGACATGCCCGAAGACGCTGCGCTTGGACGCGAATTCGGCGCCGCCGGTATCGGTTTGTGCCGTACCGAGCACATGTTTCTCGGCGAGCGCAAGAGCATCCTGCAGCGTTTCATACTCGCCGACAGTCGTGCTGTGCGCGAAGAGGCGCTTTCGGATCTCCTTGCGGCGCAGGTCGAGGATTTCCTCGGCATCTTCGATGCGATGGACGGATTGCCTGTCACAGTTCGCCTGCTGGATCCTCCGCTGCACGAGTTCCTTGACTCGCCTAGGGAGCTCGAAGTCGAAATCGTGCGCGCCGAGAACAAGGGTGCACCCCAGAGTGAGATCGCCGAGATGCGTAGGCTGCTTGCCCAGATCGATTCTATGTCGGAGATGAATCCGATGCTCGGGCTTCGCGGATGCCGGCTTGGCATCATGTTCCCCGAACTCTACGCGATGCAGGTCAGGGCTATCACAGCGGCTGCTTGCCAGCTCAAAGCTGCAGGCAAGGATCCGCGCCCTGAGATCATGATACCGCTGGTATCTCTCGAGGCAGAGCTGTCAATCCTTCGCCAGGAGACCGTCGCGGTGATCGATAAGGTGAGCGCTGAGTTCGGAGTAGCTGTCGACATCCCGATCGGCACCATGATCGAGCTACCCCGCGCTGCTGTGATGTCTCAGGAGATCGGCAAACATGCCGACTTCTTCTCCTTCGGCACCAATGATCTGACGCAAACAGCTTTCGGATTCTCGCGTGATGACATCGAATCGAAGTTCCTGCCCAAGTACCTCGATCGCAAGGTTCTTCCGACCAACCCGTTCGAGACTGTCGACGAGGGCGTAGCACGCCTGGTCGAGATGGGCTGTGAGGGAGGCCGGGCCGTCAATCCCCAGATCAAGATCGGCGTATGCGGTGAGCATGGCGGTGACCCGAAGAGCGTCCACGTCTTCTATGGCCTCGGATTGGACTATGTGTCATGCTCTCCGTATCGCATTCCATTGGCTCGCCTAGCCGCTGCTCAGGCACGGCTTTCCGATAAAGCGCGTTCTTCTGACAACTGA
- a CDS encoding deoxyguanosinetriphosphate triphosphohydrolase, translating into MSLITREQYESEERLRLQVHATLSSETKGRAVEASPDLYRTEFQRDRDRILHCKAFRRLSHKTQVFLSPEGDHYRTRLTHTLEVAQISRSIARALRLNEDLAEAVALAHDLGHTPFGHIGEDALTECLHALGPEFPGAPRSFRHNFQSLRVVEHLEFGGKGLNLTWEVRDGIANHSGSLKASTMEGQIVAIADRIAYINHDIDDAIRGNVIDESDLPAHLTEVLGHRHDTRITTLVNALMDASDGASEITMTPLVWEAMLELRHWLFDNVYFSSVAKVEEPKAHGIVKSLFGHYMQNPEALPAEHRPVNPEDLPQAVVDYVSGMTDRFALRQFETIFMPRSWMF; encoded by the coding sequence ATGAGCTTGATCACAAGAGAACAGTACGAGTCCGAAGAACGCCTGCGCTTGCAGGTTCATGCCACTTTATCCTCCGAGACGAAGGGTCGCGCAGTAGAGGCTTCACCGGATCTGTATAGAACCGAGTTCCAGCGCGACCGCGATAGGATCCTTCACTGCAAAGCATTCAGGAGACTCTCGCACAAGACGCAGGTCTTCCTCTCGCCCGAGGGGGACCACTATCGCACTCGCTTAACCCACACACTCGAGGTTGCGCAGATATCCCGCTCCATTGCCCGCGCTTTACGCTTGAACGAGGACCTCGCAGAGGCGGTTGCTCTTGCCCACGATCTGGGGCACACGCCGTTCGGGCACATCGGCGAGGATGCCCTGACCGAGTGCCTGCACGCCCTCGGTCCAGAATTTCCCGGCGCACCACGGAGCTTCAGGCACAATTTCCAGTCGCTGCGCGTAGTAGAGCACCTTGAGTTCGGCGGCAAGGGACTCAATCTGACCTGGGAGGTCCGAGACGGGATCGCCAACCATAGCGGTTCCCTCAAAGCATCCACCATGGAAGGGCAGATAGTGGCTATCGCGGATCGAATCGCTTACATCAACCACGATATCGACGATGCTATCCGAGGCAATGTGATCGATGAAAGTGATCTGCCGGCTCACCTGACTGAAGTGCTCGGCCATAGACACGACACTCGGATCACTACCCTGGTGAATGCCCTGATGGATGCAAGTGACGGTGCCTCGGAAATCACCATGACGCCGCTAGTCTGGGAAGCGATGCTCGAGCTGAGGCATTGGCTGTTCGACAACGTGTACTTCTCCAGCGTTGCCAAGGTCGAGGAACCGAAGGCCCACGGCATCGTTAAATCGCTCTTTGGGCACTACATGCAGAACCCAGAGGCGCTACCTGCCGAACATCGTCCAGTGAATCCGGAGGATCTCCCTCAGGCTGTAGTCGATTATGTCTCAGGTATGACCGATCGCTTCGCCTTGCGGCAGTTTGAAACGATCTTCATGCCGCGAAGCTGGATGTTTTAG